The Tamandua tetradactyla isolate mTamTet1 chromosome 5, mTamTet1.pri, whole genome shotgun sequence genome window below encodes:
- the LOC143682578 gene encoding olfactory receptor 2H2-like, with protein MVNQSSPVGFFLLGFSAHPGLEKFLFVVALTSYLLTLVGNTLIILLSVLDPRLHSPMYFFLSNLSFLGLCFTTSCIPQMLFNLWGPKTISFLSCSVQLFIFLLLGTTECILLTAMAFDHYVAVCKPLHYATIIHPRLYWQLAALAWVIGLVESLIQTPPTLRLPFCPHQQVDDFVCEVPALIRLSCGDITCNEVQMAVASIFILVVPLTLILVSYSAIARAVVRISSAKGWRKVFGTCSSHLIVVTLFYSSVIAVYLQPKNPYAQERGKFFGLFYAVGTPTLNPLIYTLRNKDVKRAFMRLLGKDGDTRES; from the coding sequence ATGGTCAACCAAAGCTCCCCAGTAGGCTTCTTCCTTTTGGGCTTCTCTGCACACCCAGGGCTGGAAAAGTTTCTCTTCGTGGTTGCCTTGACTTCCTACCTCCTGACTCTAGTGGGCAACACACTCATCATCCTGCTGTCCGTGCTGGACCCCAGGCTTCACTCTCCAATGTACTTTTTCCTCTCCAACCTCTCCTTCTTAGGCCTCTGCTTCACCACAAGTTGCATCCCCCAGATGCTGTTCAACCTCTGGGGACCAAAGACCATCAGCTTCCTTAGCTGCTCTGTCCAGCTGTTCATCTTTCTGCTCTTGGGAACCACAGAGTGCATCCTCCTGACAGCGATGGCCTTTGACCACTACGTGGCTGTCTGCAAGCCCCTCCACTATGCTACAATCATCCACCCTCGCCTCTATTGGCAGCTGGCAGCTCTGGCCTGGGTCATTGGGCTGGTGGAGTCTCTGATCCAGACACCGCCCACACTCCGCCTGCCCTTCTGCCCCCACCAGCAGGTGGACGATTTTGTATGTGAGGTCCCAGCTCTCATTCGACTCTCCTGTGGGGACATCACCTGCAATGAGGTCCAGATGGCTGTGGCCAGTATCTTCATCTTGGTCGTGCCCCTCACCCTCATCCTTGTCTCCTACAGTGCCATTGCCCGAGCAGTGGTGAGGATTAGTTCTGCAAAAGGGTGGAGGAAGGTCTTTGGGACCTGCTCCTCCCATCTCATCGTGGTCACTCTCTTCTACAGTTCAGTCATTGCCGTCTACCTCCAGCCCAAAAATCCCTATGCCCAAGAGAGGGGGAAGTTCTTTGGTCTCTTCTATGCAGTGGGCACTCCTACACTTAACCCTCTCATATACACACTGAGGAACAAGGATGTAAAGAGGGCATTCATGAGGTTGCTGGGGAAGGATGGAGACACCAGGGAAAGCTGA